AGTTTAGGTCAACTGGTGGCGGGGGTGGCCCATGAAATTAATAACCCCGTTAACTTTATCCATGGCAATCTCACCTATGTGAAGGAATATAGCGGCGGGTTATTAAAGCTAGTGGATCTGTATCAAACCCAGGGATCTAAAACGAGTCCTGAAATTGATGCATTAATCGAAGATATTGATCTAGATTTTCTAGAGTCAGACTTACCTAAAATTCTTCAGTCCATGGAAGTGGGGACTAAGCGTATCTGTGAAATTGTACTGTCCCTGCGCAATTTCTCCCGCTTAGATGAAGCCAACTATAAAGCCGTTAACCTCCATGATGGCATTGATAGTACTCTCTTGATTCTGCAACATCGCATCAAAGCCAAAGTCGATGTACCTGGCATTGTCATTGTTAAAGACTACGGAGAATTGCCCTTGGTGGACTGTTACCCTGGGCAGTTAAACCAGGTGTTTATGAATATTTTGTCCAATAGCATTGATGCCTTGGAAAGCCGTGACGGCGATCGCAGTCTCCAGGACATCAAAGCCAACCCCAGTACCATCACCATTCGCAGCGAACGCCTCAATGACCATAGCGTTCTCCTCTCCTTTGCGGATAATGGATCTGGCATTCCCCCGGAAGTCCAGACCCATATTTTTGAACCCTTTTTTACGACAAAACCGATCGGAAAAGGCACGGGATTGGGTCTCTCCATTAGTTACCAAGTGGTGACCGAGAAGCACAAAGGTATTTTATCCTGCTCTTCAGCCCCAGGGATGGGGACAGAGTTCCGGATCCAATTGCCGATTCATGCCCCCGCGACCTCACCCCCGTCGTTGTTGATCACCACCTAGAACCCAGATTTAGGTTCCCTTGGTTTTGCCATGAACTCCGCTCCAGAACCACCTGACTCTGAATCACCTAACCCAGAACCACCTAACCCAGAACCACCTAACCCAGAACCACCTGCATCGGTGCCCATCGAGACCCAGTGGCTCGATCGCCCCGTCACGGCGGTTGCTCCAGACCTGGTGGGGTGTATTTTGGTGCGTCGCTGGGCCAATGGTCGGGTGTTGCGGGGGCAAATTGTGGAAACGGAAGCCTATGGACCCGGGGATCCGGCCTGCCATGGTTTCCGCCGCCAAACCCCCCGCAATGCCGCCATGTTTGCTGCCGCAGGGATTGCCTATGTCTACCAAATTTATGGTTTATACCATTGCCTGAATGTGGTGACGGGGAAAGCGGGGGAAGCCAGCGCGGTTCTGATTCGGGCTGTGGCTTTGGAGCAGTGGCCGGAGGGGGTGATCTCCCCTAAGCCCGCTCCCTTACATCGCCTTGCGGCTGGCCCTGGCAAACTCTGTCGGGTGTTTGATCTCGATCGTCGCTTTAATGGTTTCCCCCTGATCGCGCCCCATGGTCTCAGTGCGCCCGCTGCCGCTGCCGCCGCTGCCTCTGTTGCTGATTTTTGTCCCAATTCCTGTCCCGATTCCTGTCCCGATTCCTGTCCCGATTCCTTTACTGATCCCTGTGCCGCCGCCTCGGCCCTGTGGATCGAACACCGTTCCGCCCGTGGATCCAACGCTGCCCCTGCTGACTCGATCCCCTTAGTCCAAACCACCCGCATCGGCATTGCC
The nucleotide sequence above comes from Prochlorothrix hollandica PCC 9006 = CALU 1027. Encoded proteins:
- a CDS encoding DNA-3-methyladenine glycosylase translates to MPIETQWLDRPVTAVAPDLVGCILVRRWANGRVLRGQIVETEAYGPGDPACHGFRRQTPRNAAMFAAAGIAYVYQIYGLYHCLNVVTGKAGEASAVLIRAVALEQWPEGVISPKPAPLHRLAAGPGKLCRVFDLDRRFNGFPLIAPHGLSAPAAAAAAASVADFCPNSCPDSCPDSCPDSFTDPCAAASALWIEHRSARGSNAAPADSIPLVQTTRIGIAQGQDLPWRWYHRDSPAVSKP